A single Triticum dicoccoides isolate Atlit2015 ecotype Zavitan chromosome 2A, WEW_v2.0, whole genome shotgun sequence DNA region contains:
- the LOC119356916 gene encoding DNA polymerase I A, chloroplastic-like: MAAPAPVPAQLRRCPCSSPLWAPSPFHRRHRRASPFVGGRRQGYSHSSGLGINDNSAFRPGVYLNFNVQSSAQEWKEESKRICSIKTTNAVMNNVYNGYALRSGNLHHDPLEDCKTSNQSSLYSVRERMAPNSLANRHANMELAKHHVTSPTAGDVSALTSAVNYDIKPLNRSSGSEVEIQWPNGSKIDASLPNIHQVKKGLQFDGKADGYDEVELECTAKTVVNGDIKLPNRPSDSEVEMHWPNGSEIDDSLLNTGKVKKSPKIRKVKKSPQFNDLAIDGYNEAEHECIAKTVLQPPPAKAPLSEEAKEARKALATIYDKVLVVDTVESARSVVQLLTTKYKSFIHACDTEVSNIDVKQETPVGHGDVTCFSIYSASSDAEADFGNGKTCIWVDVLDGERDVLMEFVPFFEDSAIRKVWHNYSFDKHVIENYGIKVAGFHADTMHLARLWDSSRRLDGGYSLEGLTNDSRVMGVVPKELQKIGKRSMKTIFGRKKIKKDGSEGKITTIESVEVLQREDRELWISYSSLDSMSTLRLYESLKSKLEKKHWTFDGCPRGSLYDFYEEYWRPFGAILVKMETAGMLVDRAYLSEIEKVAVAQRKVAADKFQKWASKYCPDAKYMNVNSDTQIRQLFFGGIENRRNPGEFLPKTRALKVPNDVNTVTEGKKAPKYRTIEICSIVEGLKPEVFTASGWPSVSGDALRSLAGKLKTDLYTTEDAEDDEYVSDSEISVDDVEDSTSYGTAYKAFGGGKEGKEACYAIAALCEICSIDSLISNFILPLQGNRISCKEGRIHCSLNINTETGRLSARAPNLQNQPALEKDRYKIRQAFVAAPGNSLIVADYGQLELRILAHLANCRSMLDAFKAGGDFHSRTAMNMYQHIREAVEEKRVLLEWDPQPGQEKPPVPLLKDAFGAERRKAKMLNFSIAYGKTAAGLARDWKVSKREAEDTLDLWYSDRKEVKSWQREQKDLAYEKSEVYTLLGRSRRFPNIASVSSKQWKHIERAAINAPVQGSAADVAMCAMIEIERNTRLKELGWTLLLQVHDEVILEGPSESADVAKAIVVECMSKPFYGTNILSVDLAVDAKCAQNWYAAK, from the exons ATGGCCGCGCCGGCGCCCGTGCCCGCGCAGCTCCGGCGGTGCCCCTGCTCCTCGCCCCTCTGGGCGCCCTCCCccttccaccgccgccaccgccgcgcctCGCCCTTCGTCGGCGGCAGGAG GCAGGGATACTCTCACAGTTCTGGCCTTGGAATAAATGACAATAGCGCCTTCAGGCCTGGAGTATATCTCAACTTCAACGTGCAAAGCAGTGCGCAAGAATGGAAAGAGGAGAGCAAGAGGATATGTTCTATCAAAACCACCAATGCTGTCATGAACAATGTTTATAATGGTTACGCTCTGCGGTCAGGAAATCTTCATCATGATCCCTTGGAAGATTGCAAGACCTCCAATCAGTCTTCATTGTACAGTGTAAGAGAAAGAATGGCTCCTAATTCTCTTGCAAATAGGCACGCCAATATGGAACTGGCAAAGCATCATGTGACGAGTCCCACTGCAGGTGACGTGTCAGCACTGACCAGTGCTGTTAATTATGACATCAAACCGCTAAACAGGTCTAGTGGCTCCGAAGTGGAAATCCAATGGCCTAATGGTTCCAAAATTGATGCTTCTCTGCCAAATATTCATCAAGTCAAAAAGGGCCTGCAGTTTGATGGCAAGGCCGATGGTTATGATGAAGTTGAGCTTGAATGCACAGCCAAAACTGTGGTTAATGGTGACATCAAACTGCCAAACAGGCCAAGTGACTCTGAGGTGGAGATGCATTGGCCTAATGGCTCCGAGATTGATGATTCTCTGCTAAATACTGGTAAAGTCAAAAAGAGCCCTAAGATTCGTAAAGTCAAGAAGAGCCCTCAGTTTAATGACTTGGCTATAGATGGCTATAATGAAGCTGAGCATGAATGCATAGCCAAGACAGTGTTACAGCCTCCTCCAGCTAAAGCCCCCTTGTCCGAGGAGGCTAAAGAGGCACGGAAGGCTCTTGCTACCATCTACGACAAAGTTCTTGTGGTTGACACTGTCGAATCAGCTAGGAGTGTTGTTCAGCTACTTACCACAAAGTACAAGAGCTTTATTCATGCATGTGACACAGAG GTGTCAAATATTGATGTTAAACAAGAGACACCAGTTGGCCATGGAGATGTTACATGCTTTAGCATCTATTCTGCCAGCTCTGATGCTGAAGCTGATTTTGGAAATGGTAAAACATGCATTTGGGTGGATGTACTGGATGGCGAAAGGGATGTCCTCATGGAGTTTGTTCCCTTTTTTGAAGATTCAGCGATACGGAAG GTATGGCACAACTATAGTTTCGATAAACACGTAATTGAGAACTATGGAATCAAAGTTGCTGGATTTCATGCCGATACAATGCATCTCGCACGGCTTTGGGACTCTTCGAGAAGACTTGATGGAGGATATTCACTCGAAGGACTCACAAATGATAGCAGAGTCATGGGTGTGGTCCCAAAGGAACTACAAAAGATTGGAAAGAGATCAATGAAAACCATCTTTGGCAGGAAAAAGATTAAAAAAGATGGCTCCGAAGGAAAAATTACTACCATAGAGTCCGTTGAGGTTTTGCAAAGAGAGGATAGAGAGCTGTGGATCAGCTATTCTTCTTTAGATTCAATGAGTACCTTGAGGCTTTATGAAAGCTTGAAAAGTAAGCTTGAAAAGAAGCACTGGACTTTTGATGGTTGCCCCAGAGGTTCATTGTATGATTTCTATGAGGAGTACTGGCGTCCTTTTGGCGCTATTCTTGTAAAAATGGAAACAGCTGGAATGCTTGTTGACCGTGCTTACCTGTCAGAGATTGAAAAAGTTGCTGTTGCACAGCGAAAAGTAGCTGCAGATAAATTTCAGAAATGGGCATCTAAATATTGCCCTGATGCAAAGTACATGAATGTTAATAGTGATACCCAGATTCGCCAACTCTTCTTTGGTGGCATAGAAAATAG ACGCAACCCTGGTGAATTTTTGCCAAAGACTAGGGCTTTGAAAGTCCCAAATGATGTCAACACAGTCACAGAGGGCAAGAAGGCTCCAAAGTATCGCACAATTGAAATTTGCAGTATTGTGGAAGGTCTAAAACCTGAGGTATTCACTGCAAGCGGCTGGCCTTCAGTCAGTGGGGATGCTTTGAGAAGTTTGGCTGGGAAACTGAAAACTGATCTTTACACAACGGAGGATGCAGAGGATGATGAATATGTCAGTGATTCAGAAATTTCTGTGGATGACGTAGAAGACTCTACCTCGTATGGCACCGCATACAAAGCATTTGGAGGTGGAAAGGAAGGAAAGGAAGCATGTTATGCCATTGCAGCTCTCTGCGAGATCTGCTCTATTGATTCCTTGATATCAAACTTTATTCTTCCCTTACAG GGAAATCGTATATCCTGCAAGGAGGGGAGGATCCACTGTTCCTTAAATATCAACACCGAAACTGGACGTTTGTCAGCGAGGGCGCCAAATTTACAG AATCAACCTGCACTTGAAAAGGATCGGTACAAAATCCGCCAAGCTTTTGTTGCAGCTCCGGGGAACTCTCTTATTGTTGCTGATTATGGTCAG CTGGAGCTCAGGATCCTGGCACATCTTGCTAATTGTAGAAGTATGTTAGATGCCTTCAAAGCTGGCGGTGACTTCCATTCCAGGACAGCTATGAATATGTACCAGCATATTCGTGAGGCTGTTGAAGAAAAGAGAGTACTTCTTGAGTGGGATCCTCAACCTGGTCAAGAGAAACCCCCCGTGCCATTGTTGAAG GATGCATTTGGTGCTGAGAGGAGGAAAGCTAAGATGCTCAATTTTTCCATTGCATACGGAAAAACAGCTGCTGGGCTTGCTCGGGATTGGAAG GTATCAAAAAGGGAAGCAGAGGATACACTGGATCTCTGGTACAGCGACAGAAAAGAAGTTAAGtcatggcaaagggaacagaaagaTTTAGCATATGAGAAGTCTGAAGTTTATACTTTGCTTGGGCGATCGCGCCGTTTCCCCAACATTGCTTCTGTATCCTCTAAACAATGGAAGCACATTGAGCGTGCTGCCATCAATGCTCCTGTACAG GGCAGTGCAGCAGATGTTGCGATGTGTGCAATGATTGAGATAGAAAGGAATACCCGTCTTAAGGAGCTCGGTTGGACCCTCCTGTTGCAG GTGCACGATGAGGTGATACTGGAAGGACCTTCGGAGTCGGCTGACGTGGCCAAGGCAATAGTGGTTGAGTGCATGTCTAAGCCCTTCTACGGCACCAACATCCTGTCGGTTGACCTCGCTGTTGATGCAAAATGTGCACAGAACTGGTATGCGGCCAAGTAG